From one Streptomyces sp. ICC1 genomic stretch:
- a CDS encoding phosphotransferase produces the protein MDRTAWLELPPEARSAVETYTGPVEHAETAETGVMARLACTLHTAAGPVFVKGTRSDEPTAWMYDYEARVTRVAPLAARVLWQVDAGGWLLTGYEYLVGPHPDLSPGSSDLGPYLGTLTTMSEASWPEQVRKKPLHTRWAGFFPDDRCTDLEGRALVHSDVSPLNMLATANGIRVLDWALACPGPAWADTAFAIPRFIHAGHTAEQAEALARAVPAYYSAEPSAVATFAATLCGVWESRAAADPAPHRAPLIAAARAWSRHRSSQDVHSA, from the coding sequence GTGGACCGCACCGCATGGCTTGAACTCCCACCCGAGGCCCGTAGCGCCGTCGAGACCTACACCGGCCCCGTTGAGCACGCCGAGACCGCCGAGACCGGCGTCATGGCCCGTCTCGCCTGCACCCTCCACACCGCCGCCGGGCCGGTCTTCGTCAAGGGCACCCGCAGCGACGAGCCCACAGCGTGGATGTACGACTACGAGGCGCGCGTGACCCGAGTCGCACCGCTCGCCGCCCGCGTGCTCTGGCAGGTCGACGCCGGCGGGTGGCTGCTCACCGGGTACGAGTACCTCGTCGGCCCGCACCCGGACCTCAGCCCCGGCTCATCCGACCTCGGCCCCTACCTCGGCACTCTCACCACGATGTCCGAGGCGTCGTGGCCGGAGCAGGTCCGCAAGAAGCCGCTGCACACTCGCTGGGCCGGGTTCTTCCCTGACGACCGCTGCACCGACCTCGAAGGCCGTGCCCTCGTCCACTCCGATGTGTCACCGCTGAACATGCTGGCCACCGCGAACGGAATCCGCGTACTGGACTGGGCCCTGGCCTGTCCCGGCCCGGCGTGGGCAGACACAGCGTTCGCCATCCCTCGCTTCATTCACGCCGGCCACACCGCGGAGCAAGCCGAAGCCCTTGCCCGAGCGGTGCCCGCCTACTACTCCGCAGAGCCCTCGGCCGTCGCCACCTTCGCCGCCACCCTCTGTGGCGTCTGGGAGAGCCGCGCCGCTGCCGACCCGGCGCCGCACCGCGCCCCGCTGATCGCTGCCGCCCGAGCATGGTCCAGGCATCGCAGCAGCCAGGATGTGCACAGCGCTTAG